Proteins encoded together in one Candidatus Desulfarcum epimagneticum window:
- a CDS encoding 2-hydroxyacyl-CoA dehydratase, producing the protein MSAMMKTLTPFYEISRDPSARAAAAKEDGRRIMGCFCSYAPVEIISAAGFVPFRIFGRGKRAEKADSHLQSYCCGHVRGALADALSGELDFLEGAVFPHTCDSIQRLSDIWRMNAKMGFHWDLALPADVSGKGARVYMKSVLERFRQGLEDHFGANIPDSEIRKAAASYNRIRRMLTRFLDIASENPARISGSDTHAVLRASMSADPGTIARLLEPLLAEAESAGEKDDGGAPKKRLILSGGPCDFPDIRAAVEEAGGVAAGDDTCSGGRSFPGEIDSNAEDIMAAVADAYLGRIVCPSKHSGLKDRGRRLAEMARKAKADGVVFLFLKFCDPHLFDYPYLKETLKERGVDSIMFEIDGDFVPDGQFKTRLEAFLETVGR; encoded by the coding sequence ATGAGCGCCATGATGAAAACCCTGACGCCCTTTTATGAAATTTCCCGGGACCCGTCGGCCCGGGCCGCGGCCGCCAAAGAAGACGGCCGCCGGATCATGGGCTGTTTTTGCTCCTACGCGCCGGTGGAGATCATATCGGCGGCGGGCTTTGTTCCCTTTAGAATATTCGGCCGGGGAAAACGCGCGGAAAAGGCGGATTCCCATCTCCAGAGCTACTGCTGCGGCCATGTTCGGGGGGCGCTTGCGGACGCTTTGTCCGGCGAGCTGGATTTTTTGGAAGGAGCGGTTTTTCCCCACACATGCGACTCCATCCAGAGGCTTTCGGACATCTGGCGGATGAACGCGAAAATGGGCTTTCACTGGGACCTGGCCCTTCCGGCGGATGTGTCGGGAAAAGGGGCCCGGGTCTATATGAAGTCCGTTCTGGAGCGTTTCAGACAGGGCCTTGAGGACCATTTCGGCGCAAATATCCCGGACTCGGAAATCCGGAAAGCCGCGGCGTCATACAACCGGATCCGCCGCATGCTGACCCGGTTTCTGGACATCGCCTCTGAAAACCCGGCCCGGATCTCCGGCTCGGACACGCACGCTGTTTTGCGGGCGTCCATGTCCGCGGACCCGGGGACGATCGCGCGCCTTCTGGAGCCCCTGCTGGCGGAGGCGGAGTCCGCCGGGGAAAAAGACGACGGCGGCGCCCCCAAAAAACGCCTGATTCTCTCCGGCGGCCCCTGCGATTTTCCGGACATCCGGGCCGCCGTGGAGGAGGCCGGGGGCGTGGCGGCGGGCGACGACACGTGCTCCGGGGGGCGGTCTTTTCCCGGGGAGATAGATTCTAACGCGGAGGACATTATGGCCGCCGTCGCCGACGCCTACCTGGGCCGGATCGTGTGCCCCTCCAAGCATTCCGGACTCAAAGACCGGGGCCGCCGTCTGGCCGAAATGGCCCGAAAGGCCAAAGCCGACGGCGTGGTCTTTTTGTTTTTGAAGTTTTGTGATCCCCATCTGTTCGACTATCCCTATCTGAAAGAGACGCTCAAAGAGCGGGGGGTGGACTCCATCATGTTTGAAATCGACGGGGATTTTGTCCCGGACGGGCAGTTTAAAACCCGCCTGGAGGCTTTTCTGGAAACAGTCGGAAGATGA
- a CDS encoding 2-hydroxyglutaryl-CoA dehydratase, with amino-acid sequence MPTQGADAKAEKEKRKIKSVAKMKEIMTKYYIEAKTAPDSGKKIAWITSGGPVEPLIAMDVIPVYPENHGAMIGASKMGADLCEQSAGMGYSPDLCSYARVDIAAAPPANGGPIGGLPRPDMLVCCNNICGTVLKWYEVQARHFNVPLFVLDTPISHGDFFPEVRDYVRTQIMDYVAFLEEICKKKMDHDRMEEVGRLSVEAQGLWQAVLDATVNRPSPMSAFDAFFHLALIVTLRGTSEAVGYYRTLLDEMNERIRDGIGAVEKEEWRLLWDNLPIWSRTKWLSEKFSSHNACLVADTYTSAWCGTLEYIDENDFLGSMAEAYSRVYLNIGTDQMAEKVIEMIDKYDIDGLVAHSNRSCKPYSFGQYDILNIIKEKRGTPGMVIEADMTDDRSFSESQVETRIEAFMEMLRSSARKDI; translated from the coding sequence ATGCCGACACAGGGCGCGGACGCCAAAGCCGAAAAGGAAAAACGAAAGATCAAATCCGTCGCGAAGATGAAGGAGATCATGACGAAGTATTACATCGAGGCGAAAACCGCGCCGGATTCCGGGAAGAAAATCGCCTGGATCACCAGCGGCGGGCCGGTGGAGCCGCTCATCGCCATGGATGTGATCCCCGTTTACCCGGAAAACCACGGCGCCATGATCGGGGCCTCCAAAATGGGGGCCGACCTTTGCGAGCAATCCGCCGGGATGGGCTATTCGCCGGACCTGTGCTCCTACGCCCGGGTGGATATCGCGGCGGCGCCCCCGGCCAACGGCGGTCCCATCGGGGGCCTTCCCCGCCCGGACATGCTGGTGTGCTGCAACAACATCTGCGGGACCGTTCTCAAGTGGTACGAAGTCCAGGCCCGGCATTTCAACGTCCCGCTTTTTGTCCTGGACACGCCCATCTCCCACGGGGATTTTTTCCCCGAGGTCCGCGATTATGTCAGGACCCAGATCATGGACTATGTCGCGTTTCTTGAAGAAATATGCAAAAAAAAGATGGACCACGACCGGATGGAGGAGGTGGGCCGCCTGTCCGTTGAGGCGCAGGGATTGTGGCAGGCCGTTCTGGACGCCACCGTGAACAGGCCGTCCCCCATGAGCGCCTTTGACGCCTTTTTCCACCTGGCGCTTATTGTGACCCTTCGCGGCACGTCCGAGGCCGTCGGGTATTACCGGACCCTTCTGGATGAGATGAACGAAAGGATCCGCGACGGAATCGGGGCCGTTGAAAAGGAGGAATGGCGGCTTTTGTGGGACAACCTTCCCATATGGTCCCGGACCAAGTGGCTGTCGGAAAAATTCTCCTCCCACAACGCCTGTCTGGTGGCCGACACCTACACCTCGGCCTGGTGCGGAACCCTTGAATATATCGATGAAAACGACTTCCTGGGCTCCATGGCCGAGGCGTACTCCCGCGTGTATCTGAACATCGGAACCGACCAGATGGCTGAAAAAGTGATTGAAATGATCGATAAATATGATATCGACGGCCTGGTGGCCCATTCCAACCGGAGCTGCAAACCCTATTCCTTCGGGCAGTACGATATTTTAAATATTATCAAGGAAAAAAGGGGAACGCCGGGGATGGTCATTGAGGCGGACATGACCGATGACCGGAGTTTTTCCGAAAGCCAGGTGGAGACCCGGATCGAGGCCTTCATGGAGATGCTCAGGTCATCGGCCCGAAAAGATATTTAA
- the lcdC gene encoding Activator of lactoyl-CoA dehydratase, with translation MLSVGIDIGSITAKAALIKDGELAATELTHTGYNSREAGDRIFEKLLDAAGLKKQDIDRVVATGYGRKSVSMADKNVTEITCHGAGARFLDPEIRSVIDIGGQDSKAISIDDNGSVTDFAMNDKCAAGTGRFLEVMARALEVDLDDFGRMSLEGEDPSPISSLCTVFAESEIISLISKGEKRQNIIAGIHESIGSRVMSMAGRVGIQTPVMMTGGVARNVGVIHALEKKIGEPLRVSKKAQLTGAIGAALIGS, from the coding sequence ATGCTTTCAGTCGGAATCGACATTGGATCCATCACCGCCAAGGCGGCTTTGATCAAAGACGGCGAGCTTGCCGCCACTGAGCTGACCCACACCGGCTACAATTCCAGAGAGGCCGGCGACCGGATTTTTGAAAAGCTTCTGGACGCCGCCGGGCTCAAAAAACAGGACATCGACCGCGTGGTGGCCACCGGATACGGCCGAAAAAGCGTGTCCATGGCCGACAAAAACGTCACCGAAATCACCTGCCACGGCGCCGGGGCCCGGTTTCTGGACCCCGAAATCCGCTCAGTCATCGACATCGGGGGCCAGGACAGCAAGGCCATCTCCATTGACGACAACGGCTCTGTGACGGACTTCGCCATGAACGACAAATGCGCGGCCGGAACCGGGAGATTTCTGGAGGTCATGGCAAGGGCGCTGGAGGTGGACCTGGACGATTTCGGCCGCATGTCCCTGGAAGGGGAGGACCCGTCCCCCATCAGCAGCCTGTGCACGGTCTTTGCGGAGTCGGAAATCATCTCCCTGATCTCAAAGGGGGAAAAAAGGCAAAACATTATCGCGGGCATTCACGAGTCCATCGGCTCCCGGGTCATGTCCATGGCCGGCCGGGTGGGCATTCAAACGCCCGTGATGATGACCGGGGGCGTGGCCAGAAACGTGGGGGTCATTCATGCCCTTGAAAAGAAAATCGGGGAGCCCTTAAGGGTTTCAAAAAAGGCCCAGCTCACCGGGGCCATTGGAGCGGCGCTGATCGGTTCATAG
- a CDS encoding conserved hypothetical protein (Evidence 4 : Unknown function but conserved in other organisms) has protein sequence MRRRDFLKFAGISAMGAVAGAALPDPVLAAAVRNRFWGSRPDRYPNDRHVRDYFYKMRHFDRRFSSDVFVEPRMMGTLRSVTRRLRRLQALAGHANYGLLSFDQGLRLARNYPRVGRFTRREIDFLEEIFYADASRYGFLGEKPISSLTHRVKRRDVKKIHGAGGFLYRGAPRDTYNKIMREAGVPAVMTSGIRNVMKQTLLFLNKASRNGGNLSLASRSLAPPGHSFHGTGDFDVGQVGLGAANFTEKFAKTIVFKRLRELGYLKLRYPRDNLSGVRFEPWHIKVKI, from the coding sequence ATGAGACGAAGAGACTTTCTTAAATTTGCGGGAATTTCCGCCATGGGCGCTGTCGCGGGCGCCGCTTTGCCCGACCCGGTCCTGGCGGCGGCCGTGCGAAACCGTTTCTGGGGAAGCCGGCCCGACCGTTATCCCAACGACCGCCATGTCCGGGATTATTTCTACAAAATGCGGCATTTCGACAGACGCTTTTCCAGCGACGTGTTTGTGGAGCCCCGGATGATGGGGACCCTGCGTTCGGTCACCCGGCGCCTCAGGCGGCTCCAGGCGCTGGCGGGCCACGCCAATTACGGCCTTTTAAGCTTTGACCAGGGGCTGAGACTGGCCCGCAACTATCCCCGGGTGGGGCGTTTCACCCGGCGGGAAATCGATTTTCTGGAAGAGATATTCTACGCCGACGCCTCCCGGTACGGTTTTCTCGGGGAAAAACCCATCTCCAGTCTCACCCATCGGGTCAAACGAAGGGATGTCAAAAAAATACACGGCGCCGGCGGCTTTCTTTACCGGGGCGCGCCGCGCGACACCTACAACAAAATCATGCGGGAAGCCGGGGTCCCGGCGGTCATGACATCGGGCATTCGAAACGTCATGAAGCAAACCCTTCTTTTTTTGAACAAGGCCTCAAGAAACGGCGGCAACCTCTCTCTGGCCTCCCGTTCCCTGGCCCCCCCGGGCCACTCTTTCCACGGAACCGGCGACTTCGACGTGGGCCAGGTCGGCCTGGGCGCCGCCAACTTCACGGAAAAATTCGCCAAAACCATCGTCTTTAAAAGACTCAGGGAGCTTGGCTACTTAAAACTCCGCTACCCCCGGGACAACCTTTCCGGCGTCCGCTTCGAGCCCTGGCACATTAAGGTGAAGATTTAG
- the rhlE gene encoding ATP-dependent RNA helicase RhlE: MSNFSDLDLEKKILQAVSAEGYKTPTPIQAKSIPHLLEGRDLLGCAQTGTGKTAAFALPILQRLSRSRPAGKKRPIRSLILTPTRELAAQINESFRSYGRHLPLKTAVIFGGVGKRPQETALRKGVDILVATPGRLLDLAQNGHVYLKGLEVFVLDEADRMLDMGFIHDVRRVIRELPATRQTLFFSATMPKEVATLARTLLTDPVKVEVAPQATPADRIRQSVLFVDKLKKDALLESILSDKRIARALVFTRTKHRASRVAKKLARLKIPADAIHGDKAQGARTRALGAFRSGAARVLVATDIAARGIDVDGITHVINYELPNEPESYVHRIGRTARAGHDGAAISFCSGDERDYLNDIEKTIRLSIKVVRSHSLHSAEAEQGLVNGEDGAAARKRKAANRFAPRRGKQAGKSRPGAKSPRPSEGWRSGKGGKKSGASGPGKPRRRTRRGHGTFRNG, encoded by the coding sequence ATGAGTAATTTTAGTGACCTGGACCTGGAAAAAAAAATTCTTCAGGCCGTGTCCGCCGAGGGTTACAAGACCCCCACGCCCATTCAGGCAAAATCAATCCCCCATCTTCTTGAAGGGCGCGATCTTTTGGGATGCGCCCAGACCGGAACCGGAAAGACGGCGGCTTTCGCGCTGCCGATTCTGCAGCGACTGAGCCGGTCGCGGCCGGCCGGAAAGAAACGTCCCATTCGGTCGTTGATTCTCACCCCCACCCGGGAACTGGCCGCGCAGATCAATGAGAGTTTTCGCTCCTACGGGCGCCATCTGCCTCTCAAGACCGCCGTCATATTCGGCGGCGTCGGCAAACGGCCCCAGGAGACGGCGCTCAGAAAAGGCGTTGATATTCTGGTGGCGACGCCCGGCCGCCTGCTGGACCTGGCGCAAAACGGGCATGTGTATCTGAAAGGGCTGGAGGTGTTTGTCCTGGATGAGGCGGACCGCATGCTGGACATGGGCTTTATCCATGACGTCCGCCGGGTGATCCGCGAATTGCCGGCGACGCGGCAGACCCTTTTCTTCTCCGCCACCATGCCAAAGGAGGTGGCCACGCTTGCCCGGACGCTTCTGACGGACCCGGTCAAGGTGGAGGTCGCGCCCCAGGCGACGCCGGCCGATCGAATTCGTCAGTCCGTGCTTTTCGTGGACAAACTGAAAAAAGACGCGCTGCTGGAGTCGATCCTTTCCGATAAACGAATCGCCCGGGCGCTCGTCTTCACCCGGACCAAGCATCGCGCCAGCCGGGTGGCGAAAAAACTGGCGCGCCTGAAAATCCCGGCCGACGCGATTCATGGAGACAAGGCCCAGGGCGCGCGGACCCGCGCGCTGGGGGCGTTTCGATCCGGCGCGGCGCGTGTGCTCGTGGCCACCGATATCGCGGCCCGGGGCATTGACGTGGATGGCATCACCCACGTGATTAACTACGAGCTTCCCAATGAGCCTGAGAGTTATGTGCATCGAATCGGACGCACCGCCCGCGCCGGACATGACGGCGCGGCGATCAGCTTCTGCTCCGGAGATGAGCGGGATTATTTGAACGATATTGAAAAAACCATACGCCTCTCCATAAAGGTCGTTCGCTCCCATTCGCTTCACTCGGCGGAGGCCGAGCAGGGCCTGGTCAACGGCGAGGATGGCGCGGCCGCGCGGAAACGCAAAGCGGCGAACCGTTTTGCTCCCCGCCGCGGAAAACAGGCGGGGAAGAGCCGCCCGGGAGCCAAAAGCCCCCGCCCGTCAGAAGGATGGCGGTCCGGGAAAGGCGGAAAAAAGAGCGGCGCCTCCGGACCGGGAAAGCCCCGGCGCCGAACCCGCCGGGGCCACGGAACTTTCCGGAACGGATGA
- a CDS encoding exported hypothetical protein (Evidence 5 : Unknown function) has protein sequence MFKRQKRTAFVVAAVFLLTWGSAARAGIQLSDVHIDGGVSGDLAQHAEKNILFNPAGLGFEPENFIRAGKGLKLNSPDSGADDFDSYMPSIDAHWRIDDQWSLFGSLRVSNGGGSLYFDDEGAIAERINLFVFNRNAMSASLELEASHYMMKLGAARKIHDHFGVAAGIIGVSAKKNARLHAAGVTTPLGSLPSIHLDYDQSATGLTGFASAHYERRGWSLAVNFTGPVRLAFETDISSDFSLPPSPPPPLPNLPYPDIPGDPGEIREDLPAILSLGVKKNLSLAPGDLEIKTGFAYIFQESATWNSTFDQVAAGFAGGPLSRLGNGYEISVGFSWRPAKSRWTHYASYMYKNMGDAPQYMPGESRRLDFHVMGGGFRWQYSDRLAFSVDFAGLNVFTGVEYVFGVSPD, from the coding sequence ATGTTTAAGAGACAAAAAAGAACGGCTTTTGTCGTCGCCGCCGTTTTTCTCCTGACATGGGGAAGCGCGGCGCGGGCGGGGATCCAATTAAGCGATGTTCACATTGACGGCGGCGTTTCCGGGGATCTGGCGCAGCACGCGGAAAAAAACATCCTGTTCAATCCTGCGGGGCTTGGATTTGAGCCTGAAAACTTCATCCGGGCGGGCAAGGGCCTGAAACTGAACTCGCCGGATTCCGGGGCCGATGATTTTGACTCTTACATGCCTAGTATAGACGCTCACTGGCGCATAGACGACCAGTGGTCCCTTTTCGGCTCCCTGCGCGTGTCCAACGGGGGCGGGTCCCTTTATTTTGATGATGAAGGCGCCATCGCCGAAAGAATTAATCTCTTTGTTTTCAACCGAAACGCCATGTCCGCGTCTCTGGAGCTTGAGGCGTCGCATTACATGATGAAGCTGGGCGCCGCGCGTAAAATCCATGATCATTTCGGCGTGGCGGCCGGGATCATCGGCGTGTCCGCCAAAAAAAACGCCCGTCTCCACGCGGCGGGCGTGACCACGCCCCTGGGGAGCCTTCCCTCCATCCACCTGGATTACGATCAAAGCGCGACAGGGCTCACAGGCTTCGCGTCCGCGCATTATGAGCGCCGGGGCTGGAGCCTGGCCGTGAACTTCACCGGCCCTGTCCGGCTGGCTTTTGAGACCGATATCAGCTCCGATTTTTCCCTTCCCCCCTCCCCGCCCCCGCCTTTGCCGAATCTTCCCTATCCCGACATTCCCGGCGATCCCGGCGAAATCAGGGAGGATCTGCCCGCCATACTGAGCCTGGGGGTCAAAAAAAATCTCAGTCTCGCGCCCGGAGATCTGGAAATCAAAACCGGTTTCGCTTATATCTTTCAGGAAAGCGCCACATGGAACTCGACTTTCGACCAGGTGGCGGCCGGCTTTGCCGGCGGACCGTTGAGCCGCCTTGGAAACGGCTATGAGATCAGCGTCGGTTTTTCCTGGCGCCCGGCGAAAAGCCGCTGGACCCATTACGCGAGCTACATGTATAAAAACATGGGCGACGCCCCGCAATACATGCCCGGGGAAAGCCGCCGGCTGGATTTTCATGTCATGGGAGGGGGATTTCGCTGGCAATACAGCGACCGCCTCGCATTCAGCGTGGACTTCGCGGGGCTGAATGTGTTCACCGGGGTGGAATATGTGTTTGGGGTTTCCCCGGATTAG
- a CDS encoding Antitoxin produces the protein MNTITANQLKTKGVSAIESHLDDQRELVITVRGKEKFVIMNMRHYHYLRECELEAALHETRADYESGKFVSESVEKHVKRVTDSRAALK, from the coding sequence ATGAATACGATCACAGCGAATCAATTGAAAACAAAGGGCGTGTCCGCCATTGAAAGCCATCTGGATGATCAGCGTGAACTGGTCATCACTGTCCGGGGTAAAGAAAAATTTGTGATCATGAACATGCGGCATTATCATTATCTTCGCGAATGCGAGCTTGAAGCCGCGCTGCACGAAACAAGGGCGGACTATGAATCCGGGAAGTTTGTCTCTGAAAGCGTTGAAAAACATGTCAAACGGGTGACCGACAGCCGCGCGGCTTTGAAATGA
- the yjhQ gene encoding putative acetyltransferase; KpLE2 phage-like element (Evidence 3 : Putative function from multiple computational evidences; Product type e : enzyme), with protein MEIREATDADLNDVFSVEKEAFGYDKEAKLTRDLLSDPSAKPLYSFLAFDHDRAVGHILFTSARLKGERQGASISLLAPLAVIPAFQKQGVGGALIRSGLERLADDGVDLVFVLGHPEYYPRYGFKPAGARGFDAPFPIPEEHAGAWMLQELRPGATGGASGQVVCADMLNKPEHWRE; from the coding sequence ATGGAAATTCGAGAAGCGACGGACGCGGACCTGAATGATGTGTTTTCAGTTGAGAAAGAGGCGTTTGGATATGACAAAGAGGCCAAGCTCACAAGGGATCTGCTGAGCGATCCGAGCGCGAAACCCCTTTACTCTTTTCTGGCTTTTGATCACGACAGAGCGGTGGGCCATATTTTGTTCACATCGGCCCGCCTGAAGGGCGAGCGGCAAGGCGCGTCCATATCTCTCCTGGCCCCTTTGGCCGTGATCCCCGCCTTTCAGAAACAGGGCGTCGGGGGGGCGCTCATCCGGAGCGGCCTGGAGCGTCTGGCGGACGACGGCGTTGATCTGGTCTTTGTGCTCGGACACCCGGAATATTATCCCCGTTATGGTTTCAAACCCGCGGGGGCGCGGGGATTTGACGCGCCCTTTCCCATCCCGGAAGAGCATGCCGGCGCATGGATGCTTCAGGAATTGAGGCCCGGGGCGACAGGCGGCGCGTCCGGACAGGTGGTCTGCGCGGACATGCTGAATAAACCGGAGCATTGGCGGGAATAG
- a CDS encoding conserved hypothetical protein (Evidence 4 : Unknown function but conserved in other organisms), whose product MAQIPSEIKKTLKEYVENLSSEITVRSAILFGSYATGDWKADSDIDIAIFSDSFSGMDRTEAIAFLLDKTLPYDIDLQPLAFENKDLENYRDNPFVHEIVASGIKLM is encoded by the coding sequence ATGGCTCAAATCCCTTCTGAAATAAAAAAAACGCTAAAAGAATATGTGGAGAATTTATCCAGTGAAATAACGGTCCGCTCGGCGATCCTGTTCGGCTCTTACGCGACAGGAGACTGGAAAGCCGACAGCGACATCGATATCGCCATATTCTCCGATTCTTTTTCCGGAATGGACAGAACGGAAGCCATCGCTTTTCTTCTTGACAAAACCCTTCCATACGACATCGATCTTCAGCCCCTTGCCTTTGAAAACAAAGACCTTGAAAATTATCGGGACAATCCTTTTGTCCATGAAATTGTCGCTTCCGGGATAAAACTAATGTGA
- a CDS encoding hypothetical protein (Evidence 5 : Unknown function) — protein sequence MPRTITLMRRDLEETLKTRLRPIVADEVVYA from the coding sequence ATGCCGCGGACCATCACCCTTATGCGCCGGGACCTGGAAGAGACCCTGAAAACCCGCCTTCGGCCGATCGTGGCGGATGAGGTGGTGTATGCGTAG
- the mad30-2 gene encoding Magnetosome protein involved in iron transport into magnetosomes Mad30-2 (Evidence 2a : Function from experimental evidences in other organisms; Product type t : transporter) has protein sequence MEKKIKVDECIENLWNMKEKGQSALNDLKTAMGDEFNSSLIENLLHDGMVMVTDDGVEITLTEDGEACGRRLIRSHRLAERLVYDVLGGDFEAGACEFEHIANPGLVNSICTLLGHPRECPHGMPIPTGSCCRSSLRTAESSVMRLTEMSVGQTARIAYINCRDDKRLHKLESLHIRPGTTVKLHQNSPTTVIECEGASIAIDESVCADICLWKNEPARKTHETQNISMERAYTQKKGTLSSLGFLKKFKTGGV, from the coding sequence GTGGAAAAAAAAATCAAAGTGGACGAATGTATAGAAAATCTGTGGAATATGAAGGAAAAGGGGCAAAGCGCTTTGAATGACCTGAAAACGGCCATGGGGGACGAATTTAATTCCAGTCTCATCGAAAACCTCCTCCATGACGGCATGGTCATGGTCACTGATGATGGAGTTGAAATCACACTGACCGAAGATGGCGAAGCATGCGGCCGCCGGCTCATACGTTCCCATCGCCTGGCCGAGAGACTGGTGTATGACGTTCTCGGCGGCGATTTCGAGGCCGGCGCCTGCGAGTTTGAGCATATTGCCAATCCCGGCCTTGTCAACAGCATCTGCACCTTGCTCGGACATCCCCGCGAGTGCCCCCATGGCATGCCGATCCCGACCGGGTCCTGCTGCCGCAGCTCTCTGCGCACCGCCGAGAGCTCGGTGATGAGACTCACTGAAATGAGTGTCGGCCAGACGGCGCGGATCGCCTACATAAATTGCCGGGACGACAAAAGGCTTCACAAGCTCGAAAGTTTGCATATCAGGCCCGGAACAACCGTAAAACTGCATCAAAACTCACCGACCACCGTCATCGAATGCGAGGGCGCCAGCATTGCCATTGATGAGTCAGTTTGCGCTGATATCTGCCTGTGGAAAAATGAGCCGGCGCGCAAAACCCATGAAACCCAAAATATATCCATGGAGCGGGCTTATACCCAAAAAAAAGGAACGCTGTCCAGTTTGGGCTTCCTTAAAAAGTTCAAAACAGGAGGCGTTTGA